A genome region from Thermogemmatispora onikobensis includes the following:
- a CDS encoding 4Fe-4S dicluster domain-containing protein yields the protein MAVEAARSLPGALKQLRTLLEPLRKEEPLPPQTAVGFFTDTSLCIGCKACEIACKQWNQLPAREPVWAGTSYDNTRELNAINWRHVLFIERLGRHEENHHDGGSTVGTVAAPTELPFFNSDRWLMLSDVCKHCAHAPCLEACPTGAIIRTEFDTVYVQQDVCNGCGYCVVACPFGVIARDALGGTARKCTLCYDRLKDGLEPACAKVCPTDSIVFGPVDQLRQQAQARLAQLHERGLHEARLYGADDTILEGGLRAFFLLLDEPAVYNLPERPSRPSRHVLPASFWTALVALVLGLFGIFSFRRR from the coding sequence ATGGCGGTTGAAGCAGCGAGATCCCTGCCTGGGGCGCTCAAGCAGCTGCGCACCTTGCTGGAGCCGCTGCGCAAGGAGGAGCCGCTGCCTCCACAAACAGCGGTGGGCTTTTTTACCGACACCAGCCTGTGTATCGGTTGTAAAGCCTGTGAAATTGCCTGTAAGCAGTGGAACCAGCTCCCTGCCCGTGAACCAGTCTGGGCAGGGACCAGCTACGATAATACGCGCGAGCTGAACGCGATCAACTGGCGCCACGTGCTCTTTATCGAGCGCCTCGGGCGCCATGAGGAGAACCATCACGACGGAGGTAGCACCGTGGGAACGGTCGCGGCTCCCACAGAGTTACCTTTCTTCAATTCCGATCGCTGGCTGATGCTGAGCGACGTTTGCAAGCATTGCGCTCATGCTCCTTGCCTCGAAGCCTGTCCGACCGGGGCGATCATTCGTACTGAATTCGATACGGTCTATGTGCAGCAGGACGTTTGCAACGGCTGCGGTTACTGCGTGGTCGCTTGCCCCTTCGGGGTGATCGCTCGCGATGCGTTAGGAGGAACAGCGCGTAAGTGCACACTATGCTACGATCGCCTGAAGGATGGTCTGGAGCCAGCCTGCGCCAAGGTCTGCCCGACAGACTCGATCGTTTTCGGCCCAGTCGATCAGCTGCGCCAGCAGGCTCAGGCTCGTCTGGCTCAGCTGCATGAGCGCGGCTTGCACGAGGCCCGCCTCTATGGCGCCGACGATACCATCCTGGAAGGCGGCCTTCGCGCTTTCTTCCTGCTGCTGGACGAGCCTGCCGTCTACAACCTGCCCGAACGCCCGTCACGCCCCAGTAGACATGTTCTGCCCGCTTCCTTCTGGACGGCGCTGGTGGCGTTGGTACTGGGTCTGTTCGGAATCTTCTCGTTCAGGAGGCGATGA
- the nrfD gene encoding NrfD/PsrC family molybdoenzyme membrane anchor subunit, protein MQPERQSFSTWLATGQALAQRLRQISRATGWMERLAALSTGYHPDPEREQQEPTYYDYPALKEPVWRWEIVWYFFLGGLAAGCYFIASLAALFGGPEDRATRRTGYYLSLLALLPCPLLLIKDLGRPERFLNMLRMFKVRSPMSMGVWCLVSFSFFSGLSALIQAARDQWLGRWWGARWLARLPQRLLALPGMALALFLGGYTGVLLATTSIPLWSRSKMLGAVFISSAISTSSALITFVLRLSAAPAAALHKLERLEWGALLSEQLALFAFLRGSGRAARALVGSGPAEHGPRFWRLVAIGGLLLPWLLQTWLLLTRRAHGEAATDRMASKRPERKRVSLSGLWLSLLVLIGGYFLRRTIIEAGHSSSRDARTTLWHARAAR, encoded by the coding sequence ATGCAGCCAGAGAGGCAGAGCTTTTCCACCTGGCTCGCTACGGGTCAGGCACTAGCGCAACGGCTTCGGCAGATCTCGCGCGCCACTGGCTGGATGGAGCGCCTGGCAGCGCTCAGCACAGGCTATCATCCAGACCCTGAACGCGAGCAGCAAGAGCCAACATATTACGACTATCCTGCTCTCAAAGAGCCGGTCTGGCGCTGGGAAATCGTCTGGTACTTTTTCTTGGGCGGCCTGGCCGCAGGCTGCTATTTCATCGCCAGCCTGGCGGCGCTCTTTGGCGGACCCGAGGATCGAGCGACGCGGCGAACTGGCTACTATCTCTCGTTGCTGGCCTTGCTCCCGTGTCCGTTGCTGCTCATCAAGGATCTCGGACGGCCCGAGCGCTTTCTGAATATGTTACGCATGTTTAAGGTGCGCTCGCCCATGTCAATGGGCGTCTGGTGCCTGGTAAGCTTCTCTTTCTTCAGCGGCCTGAGCGCTCTGATTCAGGCCGCTCGCGACCAGTGGCTGGGCCGCTGGTGGGGAGCACGCTGGCTGGCGCGTCTCCCTCAGCGCCTGCTGGCACTCCCAGGTATGGCGCTCGCTCTCTTCCTGGGAGGCTATACCGGCGTTCTCCTGGCTACCACGAGCATTCCGCTCTGGTCGCGCAGCAAGATGCTCGGCGCCGTTTTCATCTCCTCGGCCATCTCTACCAGCTCGGCACTGATCACCTTCGTGCTACGCCTCAGCGCCGCGCCTGCCGCCGCTCTGCACAAACTGGAGCGCCTGGAGTGGGGCGCGCTCCTCAGCGAGCAGCTCGCTCTCTTTGCTTTCCTGCGCGGTTCTGGACGTGCCGCCCGTGCCCTGGTGGGTAGCGGACCTGCGGAGCACGGACCTCGCTTCTGGCGCCTTGTGGCCATCGGCGGCTTGCTCCTGCCCTGGCTACTCCAGACATGGCTGCTGCTGACACGCCGCGCTCATGGAGAGGCAGCCACGGACAGGATGGCAAGCAAGCGGCCAGAGCGCAAGCGTGTGAGCCTCAGCGGCTTGTGGCTCTCACTCTTGGTCCTCATCGGCGGCTATTTTCTGCGCCGCACGATCATTGAGGCTGGCCATAGCTCCAGCCGAGATGCCCGTACCACGCTCTGGCACGCCCGCGCCGCTCGCTAA
- a CDS encoding CDC48 family AAA ATPase: MKATASQDEGLQFVVVEGLQVGRGVARLDPRDIEALGCQPGDIVLISGARTTAARLLPGVPQQRGQRIIQMDSQVRQNSDAGLGERVTVRKARVQRAEKITLLPLTRGAPIQESDLQYIARYLVGLPVVTGDLLRLNLPGTASREFLIISTAPATPSYPSRRSQLEGTAVAPLAEQNERAEVEAVIVQPGTVVRAQARGAGRPGGLGRVSYEDIGGLGKELQRIREMIELPLKYPAVFDRLGVEPPKGVLLYGPPGTGKTLIARAVASETNAAFFVINGPEVINKFYGESESRLREVFQEAQRRAPSIIFIDELDALAPRRSEMGGEVERRIVGQLLALMDGMASRGQVVVIGATNQPNALDPALRRPGRFDREIALRVPDLYGRMEILRIHTRDAALADDVDFARLAQLTPGFVGADLEALCREAAMIALRRVLPYIDYQSGYIPFETLVNLNITMADFQAALREIEPSTTREVYVEVSETTWDDIGGQTQAKQLLTEGVEWPLRYPEIYSKAKVEPPRGVLLAGPPGSGKTLLARALANQCNASFISIKGPELLSKWVGESEKGVREIFKRAKQAAPCIIFFDEIDALAPRRGAELDNHVGDRVIAQLLTELDGIEGRTGVIVLAATNRPELIDPALLRPGRFDLIVELTYPDEADRQAIFAVHTRGKPLAPDVSLAELAQLTPGRSGADIEAICRRASMLALHDWIEPRLQQVGRVQISEEQQEAKASGTIGTPSQAAQTSGEESHFSIRREHFLHAIAEQEERYQAQARLEAERARRDEARQRLLDLAASYGSLGNPPSQTALQPPALRGWRLWLARLLGLLPRHSQADPSSSS; the protein is encoded by the coding sequence GTGAAGGCCACAGCCAGTCAGGATGAGGGCCTGCAGTTCGTTGTCGTCGAGGGCTTGCAGGTTGGACGTGGCGTTGCCCGTCTTGATCCGCGCGATATCGAGGCTTTGGGCTGTCAGCCTGGAGATATTGTCTTGATCAGCGGCGCACGGACCACCGCCGCCAGGTTGTTGCCTGGTGTCCCACAGCAGCGCGGGCAGCGTATCATCCAAATGGATAGCCAGGTACGCCAGAATAGCGATGCCGGCCTGGGCGAGCGCGTTACGGTTCGCAAAGCTCGGGTGCAGCGAGCGGAGAAGATCACCCTGCTGCCGCTGACCCGCGGTGCCCCCATTCAAGAGAGCGACCTGCAGTACATCGCACGCTACCTGGTGGGCCTGCCCGTCGTCACAGGCGACCTGCTTCGCCTCAACCTGCCGGGTACAGCGAGCCGTGAATTCTTGATTATTAGCACGGCGCCCGCCACACCCAGTTACCCTTCTCGCCGCTCGCAGCTAGAGGGGACAGCCGTCGCCCCCCTGGCCGAGCAGAACGAGCGGGCGGAGGTCGAAGCGGTCATCGTTCAACCGGGCACGGTCGTCCGCGCTCAGGCCCGCGGGGCCGGGCGCCCGGGCGGCCTGGGACGGGTCAGCTACGAAGATATCGGGGGCCTGGGGAAGGAGCTACAGCGTATTCGCGAAATGATCGAGCTACCGCTCAAGTATCCAGCGGTCTTCGATCGTCTGGGAGTAGAACCTCCTAAAGGGGTGCTGCTCTATGGCCCTCCTGGTACCGGCAAGACCTTGATCGCCCGCGCCGTCGCCTCGGAGACGAACGCAGCCTTCTTCGTGATCAATGGGCCGGAGGTCATCAACAAGTTCTACGGCGAGAGTGAGTCACGCCTGCGCGAAGTCTTTCAGGAGGCCCAGCGACGCGCCCCCAGCATCATCTTTATCGACGAGCTGGATGCGCTGGCACCGCGCCGTTCTGAAATGGGCGGCGAGGTTGAGCGGCGCATTGTTGGTCAACTGCTGGCCCTGATGGACGGCATGGCCTCGCGCGGCCAGGTCGTTGTCATCGGAGCCACCAATCAGCCCAACGCGCTCGACCCGGCCCTGCGCCGTCCGGGCCGTTTTGACCGCGAAATTGCCCTGCGCGTCCCTGATCTCTATGGACGCATGGAGATCCTGCGCATCCATACACGCGACGCGGCCCTGGCAGACGACGTTGATTTTGCCCGTCTGGCGCAACTGACCCCCGGCTTCGTGGGGGCCGATCTGGAGGCACTCTGTCGGGAGGCGGCCATGATCGCGCTCCGCCGCGTGCTTCCCTACATTGACTATCAGAGCGGCTACATTCCGTTCGAGACCCTGGTGAATCTCAATATCACGATGGCTGATTTCCAGGCCGCCCTGCGCGAGATCGAGCCTTCGACGACTCGCGAAGTCTACGTTGAGGTCAGTGAAACGACCTGGGATGATATTGGAGGACAGACCCAGGCCAAGCAGCTGCTGACCGAGGGTGTGGAGTGGCCGCTGCGCTACCCCGAGATCTATAGCAAGGCCAAAGTTGAACCACCCCGTGGCGTACTGCTGGCCGGCCCTCCCGGCTCCGGTAAAACCCTCTTGGCGCGCGCTCTGGCCAACCAGTGCAACGCGAGCTTCATCTCTATCAAAGGTCCCGAGCTGCTCTCAAAGTGGGTCGGCGAATCTGAGAAGGGGGTACGCGAGATCTTCAAGCGTGCCAAACAGGCGGCACCCTGCATCATCTTCTTCGACGAAATCGACGCCCTGGCACCGCGCCGCGGGGCCGAGCTGGACAACCATGTCGGCGATCGGGTGATCGCTCAGCTGCTAACGGAGCTGGACGGCATCGAGGGGCGCACGGGCGTTATCGTGCTGGCCGCCACCAACCGGCCCGAGCTGATCGATCCAGCCCTGCTGCGTCCAGGCCGCTTCGATTTGATCGTCGAGCTTACCTATCCCGATGAAGCCGATCGCCAGGCGATCTTCGCCGTGCACACGCGCGGCAAACCGTTGGCTCCCGATGTCAGCCTGGCGGAGCTGGCACAACTGACGCCAGGCCGCAGCGGCGCCGATATTGAGGCCATCTGTCGCCGCGCCTCGATGCTGGCCTTGCACGACTGGATCGAGCCGCGTCTGCAACAAGTAGGCCGTGTACAGATCAGCGAGGAGCAGCAGGAGGCGAAGGCTTCCGGCACGATCGGCACTCCCAGCCAGGCAGCTCAGACCAGCGGAGAGGAGAGCCACTTCTCTATCCGTCGTGAACACTTTCTGCATGCGATCGCCGAGCAAGAAGAGCGCTATCAGGCCCAGGCCAGGCTGGAAGCCGAGCGCGCCCGTCGCGACGAGGCCCGGCAGCGCCTGCTTGATCTGGCCGCCAGCTACGGCAGCCTCGGGAACCCACCTTCACAGACCGCTCTCCAGCCACCAGCGCTGCGTGGCTGGCGCCTCTGGCTCGCCCGTCTGCTCGGCCTACTGCCGCGCCACTCTCAGGCAGACCCATCTTCCTCCTCCTGA
- a CDS encoding ATP-binding protein yields MQSQSTLPDGAYRSSRGSGEDRLAVLRHEIEYLNTIGKRFVAANDRFQVHRALLATLQELYSFSACAILLKGQQGDPFELSIIPRYPLSASFLQEMIQRIARAANIIDFPNVTPEELAVAAYLDAPDDLALMEPQSSPGSSEIGDFLHLPLAVEDRIIGLLSLFHEREGVFDTQLLQLTRIIADYAAIALENMRLREREQALWREAEFERRRLELIISSMAEALLITNAQGAIVSLNRFAEQLFQQAEIDTRLEPGVPLRQLAARSNVSWLRELTHVVDQALTGQTIKNQELIIGESGEAVPLTLSISAAPLSQESHHPLPGGAVVVLNDITDRKQIEKLKDEFVSVVSHELRTPLTAIKGYTQHLVRRLERRLRQQAREGREQPESPESYDLRSLYIVQSQAEHLERLVSDLLDLSRVQWGRLDLQYTPFYLADLLAEQVRLAQANTEQHIVQLDVQVQDSKVIADRQRIAQVVGNILDNAIKYSPQGGHVTVRLESADDAFLVSISDEGIGVSPEYLDHIFERFYRVRNAASRQYSGIGLGLYVARAIVEAHGGRIGYASNKQGMGSTFYFSLPRSPNPVETRQP; encoded by the coding sequence GTGCAGTCTCAGTCGACACTTCCAGATGGCGCGTACCGCTCTTCCAGAGGATCGGGGGAAGATCGGCTGGCGGTTCTCCGCCATGAGATAGAATATCTTAACACCATCGGGAAGCGCTTCGTCGCCGCCAACGATCGCTTCCAGGTCCATCGTGCCCTACTGGCCACGTTACAAGAGTTATACAGTTTCTCCGCCTGTGCTATCCTGCTCAAAGGTCAGCAAGGCGACCCTTTCGAACTCTCCATTATCCCTCGCTATCCCCTCAGCGCTTCCTTCCTCCAGGAGATGATCCAGCGGATCGCTCGCGCCGCCAACATCATTGACTTCCCCAACGTGACGCCCGAGGAGCTGGCCGTCGCAGCCTATCTCGATGCTCCCGATGACCTGGCTCTGATGGAGCCACAATCTTCTCCTGGCAGCAGCGAAATCGGTGACTTCCTCCATCTGCCACTGGCCGTCGAGGACCGCATCATTGGCCTGCTCAGTCTCTTCCACGAGCGCGAGGGCGTCTTTGATACGCAGCTTCTGCAGCTCACACGCATCATCGCCGACTACGCCGCCATCGCTCTGGAGAATATGCGTCTGCGCGAGCGCGAGCAGGCCCTCTGGCGCGAGGCCGAATTTGAGCGGCGCCGGTTGGAGCTGATTATCAGCAGTATGGCTGAGGCCCTGCTGATCACCAATGCCCAAGGTGCCATTGTCTCCCTGAATCGCTTTGCCGAGCAGCTCTTCCAGCAGGCTGAGATCGACACACGCCTCGAACCTGGTGTACCCCTCCGCCAGCTTGCTGCTCGCAGCAACGTATCCTGGCTACGCGAGCTGACGCATGTCGTTGATCAGGCCCTGACCGGGCAGACGATCAAGAATCAGGAGTTGATCATCGGCGAAAGCGGCGAGGCCGTCCCGCTCACCTTGAGCATCAGCGCGGCCCCACTGAGCCAGGAGAGCCATCACCCGCTGCCCGGCGGCGCCGTTGTGGTGCTCAACGACATCACCGATCGCAAGCAGATCGAGAAGCTCAAAGACGAGTTCGTCTCGGTGGTCTCCCACGAGCTGCGGACCCCGCTGACCGCCATCAAAGGCTACACCCAGCACCTTGTTCGGCGCCTGGAGCGGCGCCTACGCCAGCAAGCGCGCGAGGGCCGCGAGCAGCCTGAGTCACCGGAAAGTTACGATCTACGAAGCCTCTACATCGTACAAAGCCAGGCCGAGCATCTGGAGCGCCTGGTCAGCGATCTGCTCGATCTGTCGCGCGTGCAATGGGGACGCCTGGACTTGCAATACACCCCTTTCTATCTGGCCGACCTGTTGGCCGAGCAGGTGCGTCTGGCCCAGGCCAACACCGAGCAGCACATTGTTCAGCTCGATGTGCAAGTCCAGGACAGCAAGGTGATCGCCGATCGCCAGCGCATCGCCCAGGTCGTGGGCAACATCCTGGACAACGCCATCAAATACTCACCCCAAGGGGGACATGTCACAGTGCGGCTGGAGAGCGCGGACGATGCATTCCTGGTCAGCATCAGCGACGAAGGCATCGGGGTCAGCCCTGAATACCTCGACCACATCTTCGAGCGCTTCTATCGAGTTCGCAACGCCGCCAGTCGCCAGTACTCGGGGATCGGCCTCGGCCTTTACGTTGCCCGCGCCATCGTCGAAGCGCACGGAGGCCGCATCGGCTACGCCAGCAATAAGCAGGGGATGGGCAGCACCTTCTACTTTAGCCTGCCGCGGAGCCCCAACCCAGTCGAGACAAGGCAGCCCTGA
- a CDS encoding protein-L-isoaspartate(D-aspartate) O-methyltransferase — MARDLETQRRSLLESLRSAGIHDERVLAAIGATPRERFVDPQHQPWAYADQALPIGCGQTISQPLIVATMTQALQLSGQERVLEIGTGSGYQSAILARLAAFVVTVERYQQLACQAARRLLQLGLNNVAVFVGDGSLGWPEAAPYDRIVVTAAAPQIPQQLVAQLVQGGILVIPVGSHDHQELLVIRRTPGGQEVHSLGGCVFVPLVGKGGWEE, encoded by the coding sequence ATGGCTCGTGATCTTGAGACGCAGCGCCGTTCTCTGCTAGAGAGCTTGCGCAGCGCTGGTATCCACGATGAGCGTGTGCTGGCAGCCATTGGGGCCACGCCGCGCGAACGCTTCGTTGATCCTCAACATCAGCCGTGGGCCTATGCTGACCAGGCCCTGCCAATTGGCTGTGGTCAGACCATTTCTCAGCCCCTTATTGTGGCGACGATGACCCAGGCGCTGCAGCTGAGCGGTCAGGAGCGGGTTCTGGAGATTGGAACGGGTTCGGGCTATCAGTCAGCTATTCTGGCACGTCTGGCGGCCTTTGTCGTAACGGTAGAGCGCTACCAGCAGCTGGCATGTCAGGCGGCAAGGCGGCTGCTGCAGCTGGGCCTGAATAATGTAGCCGTCTTTGTGGGTGATGGCTCGCTAGGTTGGCCAGAGGCGGCTCCTTATGACCGGATTGTGGTCACTGCTGCGGCGCCGCAGATTCCTCAGCAGCTGGTTGCTCAGTTGGTCCAGGGCGGAATCCTGGTCATTCCTGTGGGCAGTCACGACCATCAGGAGCTGCTGGTCATACGGCGCACGCCCGGCGGGCAGGAGGTACATTCGCTTGGGGGCTGTGTCTTTGTGCCGCTGGTTGGCAAAGGAGGGTGGGAAGAATAG
- the lysS gene encoding lysine--tRNA ligase, with protein sequence MADERSVRLQRLQALRERGINPYPNHVERSHTIAEVLQHFDEWLGEEHSFSLVGRIRLLREMGKVAFAHIEDGTGRIQVYFRINDLGEETYRTVRLLDIGDFIQARGFLFYTRTGERTLHVLQFAVIAKGLRPLPEKYHGLEDVELRQRKRYLDLLANGDEVKPIFVRRSRVIRAMRRFLDEHGFLEVETPILQPIYGGATARPFVTHHHALDRDMYLRIAVELYLKRLIVGGFERVYEIGRNFRNEGIDRTHNPEFTMMECYQAYADYEDMMRLTEEMIYAIALEACGTPRIRYQGYEVDLTPPWPRLPLLATIEEFTGIDVNRYPDRESLAAEMRARGYEVDPTLGRGRLIDELKSAMFRQGAEPLRRALFLTDYPLDVSPLAKRHRAQPDLVERFQPFLGGLEVGNAFTELNDPLDQRQRFEDQMRQRAHGDVEAQVLDEDFLEALEVGMPPTGGLGIGVDRLVMFLTDQESIRDVILFPTMRKAPNEL encoded by the coding sequence ATGGCTGATGAAAGAAGTGTGCGGCTCCAGCGCCTGCAGGCTTTGCGTGAGCGCGGTATCAATCCCTATCCCAACCATGTAGAGCGCAGCCATACCATTGCCGAGGTGCTGCAGCACTTCGATGAGTGGCTGGGAGAGGAGCACTCTTTTTCTCTAGTCGGACGCATCCGCTTGCTCCGCGAGATGGGCAAGGTGGCCTTTGCCCATATAGAGGATGGCACTGGTCGCATCCAGGTCTACTTCCGCATTAACGACCTCGGTGAGGAAACCTATCGCACGGTCCGGCTGCTGGATATCGGCGACTTTATTCAAGCGCGAGGCTTTCTCTTCTACACGCGCACGGGTGAGCGCACGCTGCACGTTCTGCAGTTCGCGGTGATTGCCAAGGGTTTGCGTCCACTCCCCGAGAAGTACCACGGGCTAGAAGATGTCGAACTGCGCCAGCGCAAGCGTTATCTGGATCTGCTGGCCAATGGGGATGAGGTTAAGCCGATCTTTGTCAGACGTAGTCGCGTCATTCGCGCCATGCGCCGCTTCCTCGATGAGCATGGCTTCCTGGAAGTGGAGACGCCAATCCTGCAGCCCATCTACGGTGGCGCTACGGCCCGTCCCTTCGTGACTCATCATCATGCCCTCGATCGCGATATGTACTTACGCATCGCGGTAGAGCTGTATTTGAAGCGCCTGATTGTTGGCGGCTTCGAGCGAGTCTATGAGATTGGGCGCAACTTCCGCAATGAGGGGATCGATCGCACGCATAATCCCGAGTTTACGATGATGGAGTGCTATCAGGCCTATGCCGATTATGAGGACATGATGCGCCTGACAGAGGAGATGATCTATGCTATTGCCCTGGAGGCCTGCGGAACTCCCCGCATTCGCTACCAGGGCTATGAGGTGGATCTGACGCCCCCCTGGCCGCGTCTACCTTTGCTGGCGACGATCGAGGAGTTTACTGGGATTGACGTGAATCGCTATCCCGATCGGGAGAGTCTGGCCGCTGAGATGCGGGCCCGTGGCTATGAGGTTGATCCCACCTTGGGTCGAGGCCGCTTGATCGATGAGCTGAAGAGTGCGATGTTCCGCCAGGGAGCTGAGCCGCTACGCCGCGCGCTCTTCTTGACCGATTATCCGCTGGATGTCTCGCCTCTGGCCAAGCGCCATCGGGCGCAGCCCGATCTGGTGGAGCGCTTTCAGCCGTTCCTGGGCGGCCTGGAGGTCGGAAACGCTTTTACTGAGCTGAATGACCCGCTCGATCAGCGCCAGCGCTTTGAGGATCAGATGCGCCAGCGTGCTCACGGCGATGTGGAGGCGCAGGTGCTTGATGAAGACTTTTTGGAGGCCCTGGAGGTAGGCATGCCTCCCACAGGCGGGCTGGGCATCGGCGTGGATCGCCTGGTCATGTTCCTGACCGATCAGGAGTCCATCCGCGATGTGATTCTCTTCCCCACAATGCGCAAGGCCCCTAACGAGCTGTGA
- the greA gene encoding transcription elongation factor GreA, which translates to METQGVYLTEDGRQRLLNQLEFLRTVKRAEVARYLHDAKEGGDVNDNAAYEEAKTEYARLEGKIYELEQMLATARTIQKVQSDEVTLGSVVHVRCSDGREACYTIVGAYEANPSAGRISNESPVGKALLGHKVGDLVMVSTPGGVKEYTVLAIE; encoded by the coding sequence ATGGAGACACAGGGCGTCTATCTGACCGAGGATGGCCGGCAACGTCTTCTGAATCAACTGGAGTTCCTGCGTACTGTCAAGCGGGCTGAGGTCGCGCGCTACCTGCACGACGCCAAGGAGGGAGGCGATGTCAACGACAATGCGGCCTATGAGGAGGCCAAGACGGAGTATGCCCGGCTCGAAGGGAAGATCTATGAGCTAGAGCAGATGCTCGCCACCGCGCGCACGATTCAGAAAGTCCAGAGCGACGAGGTAACCCTGGGATCGGTGGTGCATGTGCGCTGCAGCGATGGGCGCGAGGCATGCTATACGATTGTAGGCGCCTATGAGGCGAATCCGAGTGCTGGCCGCATCTCCAACGAGTCTCCCGTTGGCAAAGCCTTGCTTGGCCATAAGGTGGGCGATCTGGTTATGGTTTCTACCCCTGGTGGCGTCAAAGAGTACACGGTCCTCGCCATCGAGTAG